From one Nitrosococcus halophilus Nc 4 genomic stretch:
- a CDS encoding type II toxin-antitoxin system HicB family antitoxin → MTYKGYVARIEYDPDDRIFVGRLVGITDIVGFHGSTVDELEESFKKTVEGYLELSEKAGVKPQKPYSGNLMLRIPPEVHAHCAMMAEAHGKSINQWVTEVLRNAK, encoded by the coding sequence ATGACATACAAAGGCTATGTTGCCCGCATCGAGTACGACCCCGACGATCGTATCTTCGTCGGGAGATTGGTGGGAATCACCGATATCGTCGGTTTCCATGGTTCTACCGTGGATGAGCTGGAGGAGAGCTTTAAAAAAACCGTTGAGGGCTATCTTGAGCTTAGTGAAAAGGCAGGCGTAAAACCACAGAAGCCCTACTCCGGAAACTTGATGTTGCGTATCCCGCCAGAAGTCCATGCCCATTGTGCGATGATGGCGGAGGCGCACGGGAAAAGCATCAACCAGTGGGTGACCGAGGTCCTGAGGAATGCGAAATAG
- a CDS encoding type II toxin-antitoxin system HicA family toxin, producing the protein MNTKHRKTLEAIFHNPVNSNLEWKKIEALLVALGAKVVEGNGSQVSFYLGGKRLDVHRPHPRKEALKYRVKLVRQFLENAGVNP; encoded by the coding sequence ATGAACACAAAGCACCGCAAGACCCTAGAAGCTATTTTCCACAATCCAGTCAACAGCAATCTGGAATGGAAAAAAATAGAAGCGTTACTGGTGGCGCTAGGGGCTAAAGTGGTGGAGGGAAACGGTTCTCAGGTGTCTTTTTACCTGGGCGGCAAGCGCCTTGATGTTCATAGGCCACACCCGAGAAAAGAGGCGCTGAAATATCGGGTAAAACTCGTCCGACAGTTTTTAGAAAATGCAGGAGTCAACCCATGA